From Brevibacillus marinus, a single genomic window includes:
- a CDS encoding MurR/RpiR family transcriptional regulator, translated as MISGGLVSIQAVLDQLKPSERRVAEFILAHPEEVVNLSVQKLAELSNVSEATVVRLARTLNMKGYQELKLRIAGDLNNPQKAGSYQEIMMGGSTESIVRAVSSNNIQSIQDTMSVLSVEEVQRAAEALARARKIDVYGVGASAVIAEDLKQKLTRINYWCEAYSDFHAQLTSAVNLSERDVAVGISYSGQTEEIIQSLTEAKQQGATIITLTKFGPSPVAELADIRLYTSSVEKSIRSGAMASRIAQLNVIDVLFITLVSSRQDEVIPILEKTRLAVSRTKRSASEK; from the coding sequence TTGATCAGTGGAGGTCTTGTCAGCATCCAAGCTGTCCTTGATCAGCTAAAACCATCGGAGAGGCGGGTGGCGGAATTTATTCTCGCTCATCCGGAAGAAGTGGTCAACCTGTCCGTGCAAAAACTGGCGGAATTGAGCAACGTGTCGGAGGCCACCGTCGTCCGTCTGGCCCGTACGCTCAACATGAAGGGATACCAGGAATTGAAGCTGCGCATCGCCGGGGACTTGAACAACCCGCAAAAGGCCGGCAGCTACCAGGAGATCATGATGGGCGGGTCGACGGAGTCGATCGTCCGGGCGGTGAGCAGCAACAACATCCAGTCGATTCAGGATACGATGTCCGTGCTCTCCGTGGAGGAAGTGCAGCGGGCGGCCGAGGCGCTGGCCCGAGCGCGGAAGATCGACGTATATGGCGTGGGTGCGTCCGCGGTGATCGCCGAAGACCTGAAACAAAAGCTGACCCGCATCAACTACTGGTGTGAAGCTTACTCCGATTTTCACGCCCAACTCACGTCGGCGGTCAACCTGAGCGAACGAGACGTAGCGGTCGGCATCTCCTATTCGGGGCAGACCGAGGAGATCATCCAGTCGCTGACGGAAGCGAAACAGCAGGGAGCGACGATTATCACGTTGACCAAGTTTGGCCCTTCCCCGGTTGCCGAACTGGCGGACATCCGGCTGTACACCAGTTCCGTCGAGAAAAGCATCCGCAGCGGCGCGATGGCTTCGCGCATTGCGCAGCTGAACGTAATCGACGTGTTGTTCATCACACTGGTCAGCAGCAGACAGGACGAAGTGATCCCGATCCTGGAAAAAACCCGCCTGGCAGTTAGTCGAACCAAGCGGTCCGCCAGCGAAAAGTGA
- a CDS encoding N-acetylglucosamine kinase yields MRSNNSYLIGIDGGGSKTVAALANQRGEILATARGDSANMVSRPFAEVEQTLQELIERLLAAAGVGRSELAAVFFGLAGLDRPEAVQRLAASPLVRDVPYRVGIDSDALIALYSGTWGQPGMVLIAGTGSIAYGISPQGMRCRVGGWGYLLGDEGSGFALGQKALTAVLRQFDGRGRPTALTELLCEHTGLADPRELIHYVYDAPNARKRVAAASRLLLAAAAQGDQVAREILEQAVAELVELVETCAARCGRDLPVVLAGGLLAEETLLRRELLARLAQAYEVILPELPPVAGALLMALREAGIAADQQLRNTLTDGWLARERMNKDDG; encoded by the coding sequence GTGCGGTCCAACAACAGCTATCTGATCGGAATCGACGGCGGGGGCAGCAAAACGGTGGCCGCGCTCGCCAATCAGCGGGGAGAGATCCTCGCCACGGCCCGCGGCGACTCGGCCAACATGGTGTCCCGCCCCTTTGCGGAAGTGGAACAGACGCTGCAGGAGCTGATCGAGCGGCTGCTGGCGGCGGCGGGGGTCGGCCGCAGTGAACTGGCTGCCGTTTTTTTCGGGCTGGCCGGGCTGGACCGGCCGGAGGCGGTACAGCGGCTTGCCGCTTCGCCGCTCGTCCGGGACGTGCCGTATCGTGTGGGAATTGACAGCGATGCGCTCATCGCCCTTTATTCCGGGACGTGGGGGCAGCCGGGGATGGTGCTGATTGCCGGTACCGGTTCGATTGCCTACGGGATCTCGCCGCAGGGGATGCGCTGCCGCGTCGGCGGCTGGGGCTACCTGTTGGGCGATGAAGGCAGCGGTTTTGCGCTGGGGCAAAAGGCCCTGACCGCCGTCCTGCGCCAGTTTGACGGGAGAGGCAGGCCCACTGCGCTGACGGAGCTGTTGTGCGAACATACGGGTCTCGCCGATCCGCGAGAGCTGATCCATTACGTGTACGATGCGCCCAACGCCAGAAAACGGGTGGCCGCAGCGTCCCGGCTCCTGCTGGCTGCCGCCGCGCAGGGCGACCAGGTGGCCCGGGAGATTCTCGAACAGGCTGTCGCGGAGCTGGTCGAGTTGGTTGAGACGTGCGCGGCGAGATGCGGCCGCGATTTGCCCGTCGTTCTGGCCGGCGGACTATTGGCGGAGGAAACCCTGCTCCGCCGCGAACTGCTTGCCCGCCTGGCGCAAGCGTACGAGGTGATTCTGCCGGAACTTCCGCCGGTGGCGGGCGCGTTGCTGATGGCGCTGCGGGAGGCGGGAATCGCAGCTGACCAACAGCTGCGCAACACGCTGACCGACGGTTGGCTGGCCCGAGAGAGGATGAACAAAGATGACGGATAA
- the murQ gene encoding N-acetylmuramic acid 6-phosphate etherase yields the protein MTDKLFQLTTEARNQQTQNLDQLPTEQILKIMNDEDKKVAFAVEEALPQVAKAVELVANALQNGGRLFYFGAGTSGRLGILDAVECPPTFGTAPELVQGVIAGGSSALLEAIEGAEDLPELGRQDVHKYGVSGKDVVLGIAASGRTPYVIGALAEAKERGAKTISLSCNPQAKVSEGVDVAIHVVVGPEVVTGSTRLKAATAQKMVLNMISTVSMIRLGKVYGNLMVNVQATNQKLRERVKRIVMEATGISYAEAERLAEQAGGDARVAILMQKTGLPRAQAVELLTRHGGRIRDAIESENKNR from the coding sequence ATGACGGATAAACTGTTTCAGTTAACGACCGAGGCGAGGAACCAGCAGACGCAAAACCTGGATCAGCTGCCGACGGAACAGATTCTTAAAATCATGAACGACGAAGACAAAAAAGTGGCCTTTGCGGTGGAGGAGGCCCTGCCCCAGGTGGCCAAAGCGGTCGAGCTCGTCGCCAACGCCCTGCAGAACGGCGGCAGGCTGTTTTACTTCGGAGCAGGTACGAGCGGACGGTTGGGGATATTGGATGCCGTCGAATGCCCGCCGACGTTCGGCACTGCTCCCGAGCTGGTGCAAGGGGTGATCGCCGGGGGCAGTTCGGCGCTGCTGGAGGCGATTGAGGGCGCGGAAGATTTGCCCGAGCTGGGGCGCCAAGACGTCCACAAATACGGGGTCAGCGGCAAAGATGTGGTGCTGGGAATTGCTGCCAGCGGCAGAACTCCCTACGTGATCGGCGCGCTGGCTGAAGCGAAAGAGCGGGGAGCGAAGACGATTTCGCTGTCCTGCAATCCGCAGGCGAAAGTAAGCGAAGGGGTCGATGTGGCGATTCACGTGGTCGTCGGACCGGAAGTGGTGACCGGATCAACCCGGCTCAAGGCGGCAACCGCGCAAAAGATGGTGCTGAATATGATTTCCACCGTTTCCATGATCCGGTTGGGCAAAGTGTATGGAAACCTGATGGTGAATGTCCAGGCGACGAACCAGAAACTGCGCGAACGGGTCAAACGGATCGTGATGGAAGCGACGGGGATCAGCTATGCGGAAGCGGAGCGCCTGGCCGAGCAGGCCGGCGGCGATGCCCGGGTGGCGATCCTGATGCAAAAGACGGGATTGCCGCGAGCACAGGCGGTGGAGCTGTTGACCCGACACGGGGGAAGGATTCGCGATGCCATCGAAAGCGAGAACAAAAATCGTTAA
- the nagA gene encoding N-acetylglucosamine-6-phosphate deacetylase, translating into MPSKARTKIVNVAVLQGDAFLQQGMVLLKEGKIEYVGPERNLAAEQVIDGRGAALVPGFIDLHVHGGAGHDFMDLQPEAVDAICQFHARHGTTSLLATTMTAPLAKVAEVVSFYRQLLEDGNKGAQVLGLHLEGPFINVKYKGAQNGDWIEPPTLANLQRVFAAAGAGLIKLITLAPELINDEPVLEWLTQQGTIAAVGHSDLDYHGACRCLQRGLSHATHLGNAMRGFHHRNIGVIGLVMEQPALTFDIIADGIHISPELIRLLVRICPLEQMMLITDAMRACGLSDGCYELGGQTVQVRGMEARLADGTLAGSLLTLDRALANLIRFSGLPLAKAVQLLTLNQARKLGIAAQKGSIAAGKDADLVLLSDDLRVRATWVMGELVYQEWDLR; encoded by the coding sequence ATGCCATCGAAAGCGAGAACAAAAATCGTTAATGTCGCCGTGCTGCAGGGTGATGCGTTCCTACAACAGGGAATGGTGCTGCTCAAAGAAGGCAAGATTGAGTATGTGGGCCCGGAACGTAATCTGGCCGCAGAGCAGGTGATCGACGGGCGGGGAGCGGCACTGGTGCCGGGGTTTATCGATCTGCATGTGCACGGAGGAGCCGGGCACGACTTTATGGACCTCCAACCGGAGGCCGTGGATGCGATCTGCCAGTTTCACGCCCGGCACGGCACGACCAGCCTGTTGGCCACCACGATGACAGCGCCGCTTGCAAAAGTGGCGGAAGTGGTGTCCTTCTACCGGCAGCTGCTTGAGGACGGGAACAAGGGGGCGCAGGTGCTCGGGCTGCATCTGGAAGGCCCCTTTATCAACGTCAAGTACAAAGGCGCGCAAAACGGCGACTGGATCGAGCCGCCCACGCTGGCCAACCTGCAGCGGGTCTTCGCGGCGGCCGGAGCGGGACTGATCAAGCTGATCACGCTCGCCCCCGAACTGATCAACGACGAGCCGGTGCTGGAATGGCTGACGCAGCAGGGGACGATTGCCGCCGTCGGCCACTCCGACCTCGACTACCACGGCGCCTGCCGCTGCCTGCAGCGCGGCTTGAGCCACGCGACGCACCTGGGCAACGCGATGCGCGGCTTCCATCACCGCAATATCGGGGTGATCGGGCTGGTCATGGAGCAGCCGGCGCTTACCTTTGACATCATCGCGGACGGCATTCACATCTCGCCGGAACTGATCCGCCTGCTCGTGCGCATCTGCCCGCTTGAGCAGATGATGCTGATCACCGACGCGATGCGGGCGTGCGGTCTGTCAGACGGCTGCTATGAGCTGGGCGGACAAACGGTGCAGGTGCGGGGAATGGAGGCGCGCCTGGCGGACGGAACGCTCGCCGGCAGTCTGCTGACCCTGGATCGCGCGCTGGCCAATCTGATCCGCTTCAGCGGCCTGCCGCTCGCCAAGGCGGTGCAGCTGCTCACGCTCAATCAGGCGCGCAAGCTGGGGATTGCCGCGCAGAAAGGCAGCATTGCCGCCGGAAAAGACGCGGATCTGGTGCTGTTGTCAGACGATCTGCGCGTGCGGGCCACCTGGGTCATGGGAGAACTGGTATACCAGGAGTGGGATCTGAGATGA
- the nagB gene encoding glucosamine-6-phosphate deaminase — MKLEIVPDYAELSRRAAEIVIAECRKRPQIVLGLATGATPIGMYRQLVQAYQRGRVSFSRATTFNLDEYYPIAPDHPHSFRRFMHQQLFDQVDLAAERIHFLRGTAADVERECSRYEAELEAVGGIDLQVLGIGENGHIGFNEPGTPFHLKTHKVALTEQTMRANARFFGSLADVPRHALTMGICSIMRSRKILLLASGEKKADALAAALLGPVTEAVPASVLQLHPDVTVIADKAAAQRLA; from the coding sequence ATGAAGCTGGAGATTGTGCCAGACTACGCGGAGCTGAGCCGACGCGCCGCAGAGATCGTGATCGCGGAGTGCCGGAAGCGGCCGCAGATTGTGCTGGGGCTGGCCACGGGGGCGACGCCGATCGGGATGTATCGGCAGTTGGTGCAGGCGTACCAACGAGGGCGTGTCAGCTTCTCGCGGGCGACGACCTTTAACCTCGACGAATACTATCCGATTGCCCCCGATCATCCGCACAGCTTCCGCCGCTTTATGCATCAGCAGCTGTTTGACCAGGTGGATCTGGCGGCGGAGCGGATCCACTTTTTGCGCGGCACCGCCGCAGACGTCGAGCGCGAATGCAGCCGCTATGAAGCGGAACTGGAAGCAGTCGGCGGGATCGACCTGCAGGTGTTGGGGATCGGCGAAAACGGCCATATCGGATTTAACGAACCGGGTACCCCCTTTCACCTGAAAACGCACAAGGTTGCGCTGACGGAGCAGACGATGCGCGCCAACGCCCGTTTTTTCGGCTCGCTCGCGGACGTGCCGCGCCATGCGCTGACGATGGGGATCTGTTCGATCATGCGCAGCCGCAAAATTTTGCTGCTTGCCAGCGGGGAGAAAAAGGCGGACGCGCTTGCCGCCGCACTGCTCGGCCCGGTGACGGAAGCTGTGCCCGCATCGGTGCTGCAGCTTCATCCGGATGTTACCGTGATCGCGGACAAAGCGGCGGCACAGCGGCTGGCGTAA
- a CDS encoding MOSC domain-containing protein — protein sequence MAVEIVSLNVGKPVTITYAGRKLVSGIYKRPVEAALYLAECNFTGDAQADLVHHGGREKAVCVYPVEHYPYWEKVLGQSLHKGAFGENLTVRGMLEEEVCIGDIYQLGEAVVQVSQPRQPCHKLAKRYDCKELPRWLEETGYTGYYFRVLREGWVGPNSSVKLLERHPHKLSVAFANRIMHHAKQDTAGIKRLLDVKELSASWQATLAKRLQGVQTDTKERLEG from the coding sequence GTGGCGGTGGAGATCGTCTCGCTCAATGTCGGAAAGCCGGTAACGATTACATACGCCGGTCGCAAACTGGTGAGCGGAATCTACAAGCGCCCGGTGGAAGCAGCGCTGTACCTGGCGGAATGCAACTTCACCGGCGATGCCCAGGCGGATCTCGTCCATCACGGGGGGCGGGAGAAGGCGGTTTGCGTCTATCCGGTTGAACATTATCCGTATTGGGAAAAGGTGTTGGGGCAGTCCCTGCACAAAGGGGCGTTTGGGGAAAATCTGACCGTGCGCGGCATGCTGGAAGAGGAAGTCTGCATCGGCGACATCTATCAGCTGGGCGAGGCCGTGGTGCAGGTAAGCCAGCCGCGCCAACCTTGCCACAAGCTGGCCAAACGCTACGACTGCAAGGAACTGCCGCGCTGGCTGGAGGAGACCGGTTACACCGGCTATTATTTTCGCGTGCTTCGGGAAGGATGGGTGGGTCCTAACAGCAGCGTCAAGCTGTTGGAGCGCCATCCGCACAAGCTGAGCGTCGCCTTTGCCAACCGGATCATGCACCACGCCAAACAGGACACCGCCGGGATCAAGCGGCTCTTGGACGTGAAAGAACTGTCGGCAAGCTGGCAGGCAACGCTTGCCAAGCGTTTGCAAGGTGTGCAGACGGACACGAAGGAACGATTGGAAGGGTAG
- a CDS encoding DMT family transporter: MTHTGSKQKAWLFLILTNLFWAGNYLFGKYVIVEVSPLWITLSRWFLALFLLWPLALWREKPDVRQLRQSWGVLLLLGLLGLCGYNLLLYAALFYTSATNAALVSALSPATIALFSACLLREHLSVAKLGGLLLSVVGVLFIITDGNLLLIFQTSYNRGDLLMLASVLVWTIYSILGKKTGSIPPITATAASATLSVLVMLPLAWFDPLDLAHISTLALSGILYMAVFPSVGSYMLWNVALRTVSASQAGVSINLIPVFTVLFGFVLGEDVTLAQIVGGLLVFLGVSMTTGLLGQRRQKKASVEG; the protein is encoded by the coding sequence GTGACACACACAGGAAGCAAACAAAAAGCCTGGTTATTCCTCATTCTGACCAATCTCTTCTGGGCCGGCAATTACCTCTTCGGCAAGTACGTGATCGTGGAAGTAAGCCCGCTGTGGATAACGCTGTCCCGCTGGTTCCTCGCGCTGTTCTTGCTGTGGCCGCTCGCACTCTGGCGGGAAAAACCTGACGTGCGGCAGCTGCGGCAATCCTGGGGCGTCCTGCTCCTGCTGGGACTGCTTGGGCTATGCGGCTACAATCTCCTGCTGTACGCCGCGCTCTTCTACACCTCCGCGACCAATGCGGCACTCGTCAGCGCACTCAGTCCGGCGACGATCGCCCTGTTCTCCGCCTGCTTGCTGCGTGAGCACTTGTCTGTGGCGAAGCTCGGCGGACTGCTGCTCTCCGTGGTTGGCGTGCTGTTCATCATCACCGATGGCAATCTGCTGCTGATTTTCCAGACCAGCTACAATCGGGGTGATCTGCTGATGCTGGCCTCTGTGCTCGTCTGGACGATTTACTCGATCTTGGGTAAAAAAACGGGCAGCATTCCGCCGATTACGGCCACAGCCGCTTCGGCGACGCTGTCCGTCTTGGTCATGCTGCCGCTTGCCTGGTTTGACCCGCTTGATCTTGCACACATCAGCACTCTGGCGCTGAGCGGCATCCTCTATATGGCCGTCTTCCCTTCCGTCGGCTCCTACATGCTGTGGAACGTCGCCCTGCGCACGGTCAGCGCCAGCCAAGCCGGCGTGTCGATCAACCTGATTCCGGTGTTCACCGTCCTGTTCGGCTTTGTTCTGGGTGAGGACGTGACGCTTGCGCAGATCGTCGGCGGGCTGCTCGTGTTTCTCGGAGTGTCGATGACGACCGGGCTGCTCGGGCAGCGGCGGCAAAAAAAGGCTTCGGTTGAAGGATAA
- a CDS encoding M15 family metallopeptidase, with the protein MIDLPIPQWTNDNDTAVPAAYECGEPLVPLSDLSKQIRVHSYYYHQGYAGALQDCYLREGAARRLRQAAEQLPAGYYLVVLDGWRPYELQIALYEQFKRNLLQQGWPDDESLVERLTKFVALPSTQPDNPSPHITGGAVDLTIGGPDGWLEMGTEFDDFSERASTRYYECLPEHARGEREERIRRNRRWLYHLMTEAGFTNYPEEWWHYDYGNHHWAREKKRAAIYLAVQSVNFSEKY; encoded by the coding sequence GTGATCGACTTGCCGATTCCGCAATGGACCAACGACAATGACACAGCCGTTCCCGCGGCCTACGAGTGCGGTGAGCCGCTCGTTCCCCTGTCTGATCTATCCAAGCAGATCCGCGTCCATTCCTATTACTATCATCAAGGTTATGCCGGCGCATTGCAAGACTGTTATTTGCGTGAAGGCGCCGCCCGCCGGCTGCGGCAGGCAGCCGAACAACTGCCGGCAGGCTACTATCTCGTCGTGCTGGACGGATGGCGTCCCTACGAACTGCAGATCGCCCTGTACGAGCAGTTCAAGCGGAATCTGCTCCAGCAGGGGTGGCCGGACGACGAGTCGCTGGTCGAGCGGCTGACCAAATTTGTCGCCCTGCCCTCCACGCAGCCGGACAATCCATCGCCTCATATCACGGGCGGCGCGGTAGACCTGACGATCGGCGGACCGGACGGCTGGTTGGAGATGGGCACTGAGTTTGACGATTTCAGCGAGCGGGCTTCGACGCGCTACTACGAATGTTTGCCGGAGCATGCGCGGGGCGAGCGGGAAGAGCGAATTCGCCGCAACCGGCGCTGGCTCTATCACTTGATGACAGAGGCTGGATTTACCAATTATCCGGAAGAGTGGTGGCATTACGATTACGGCAACCACCATTGGGCGAGGGAAAAAAAGCGAGCGGCGATCTACCTGGCCGTCCAGTCTGTCAATTTTTCTGAAAAATATTGA
- a CDS encoding ABC transporter substrate-binding protein, whose protein sequence is MLHLPLSLILVLALALTACSSSTSQPQTDSQPEQQTQTQEPSASSTPSDTLVVAITSDQGTLDPAVTMDNAAWKITYPTYQRLVEYDGSSTEVKPGLAKEWQVSEDGLEWTFTLNEGFKFADGTPVTAEAVKFTFDRTLAIKKGPYDVYSVIKEVKVNSPTSVTFVLSKNFPPFLSTLAANYGGIVNPKVKEKEQNGDLGQNYLANNTMGSGPYQLEEWKKGQYFKLTPNPHYPNQPALKTVYFKIIADPTAQRLQLEQGEVDIAEGIPVEQLTAMGNADNIELLQNPSLLVDYVYINTSRGHEALKDKRVRQALSYAIDYQALTEAVQQGYATQMRGPIPKGLWGHDESAFQYSYDVEKAKALLAEAGVTNLELNLLYSDNKPWWETEALTLQAFFAEIGVKLNLNKVAYATSREMMDKGEFDLCLGVWSPDFADPYMFMNYWFDSNNFGLSGNRAFYKNDRVDQLVRQAATINDQAERIKLYQQAQQIVIDEAPYIYLYQKDSLLPVSKQVKGYVYNPMLEGIYNLAEMSK, encoded by the coding sequence ATGCTTCATCTGCCGCTCAGTCTGATTCTGGTTTTGGCGCTCGCGCTCACCGCCTGCAGCTCGTCGACGAGCCAACCGCAGACGGACAGCCAGCCGGAGCAACAGACGCAAACCCAAGAGCCGTCTGCAAGCTCGACGCCAAGCGATACATTGGTGGTGGCCATCACCTCCGATCAAGGCACGCTTGATCCGGCCGTGACGATGGACAACGCCGCCTGGAAGATCACGTATCCCACGTACCAGCGCCTGGTGGAATACGACGGCTCGTCCACCGAAGTAAAACCGGGCCTGGCCAAGGAATGGCAGGTAAGCGAGGACGGATTGGAGTGGACCTTTACCCTGAACGAGGGGTTCAAGTTCGCGGATGGCACCCCGGTTACGGCAGAAGCCGTCAAGTTTACCTTCGACCGCACGCTGGCCATTAAAAAAGGTCCCTATGACGTGTACAGCGTGATCAAGGAAGTAAAAGTAAACTCTCCGACATCGGTCACCTTTGTGCTGTCCAAGAACTTCCCGCCGTTCCTCTCCACCCTGGCGGCCAACTACGGCGGAATCGTCAATCCCAAAGTGAAAGAGAAAGAACAGAACGGCGATCTCGGGCAAAACTACCTCGCCAACAACACGATGGGCAGCGGTCCGTATCAGCTGGAAGAGTGGAAAAAGGGGCAGTACTTCAAGCTGACGCCGAATCCGCACTATCCGAACCAACCGGCGCTGAAAACCGTGTACTTCAAGATTATCGCCGACCCGACCGCACAGCGTCTGCAGCTGGAGCAGGGAGAAGTGGACATCGCCGAAGGGATCCCCGTCGAACAGCTGACGGCGATGGGAAACGCGGACAACATCGAGCTTTTGCAAAACCCCAGCTTGTTGGTTGACTACGTCTACATCAACACCTCCCGCGGCCACGAAGCGCTGAAAGACAAGCGGGTCCGCCAGGCGCTCAGCTACGCGATCGACTACCAGGCACTGACCGAAGCGGTGCAGCAGGGGTACGCCACCCAGATGCGCGGGCCGATTCCCAAAGGCTTGTGGGGGCATGACGAGTCCGCCTTCCAATACAGCTACGACGTAGAAAAGGCCAAGGCGCTGCTCGCCGAAGCGGGCGTCACCAACCTGGAGCTCAATCTGCTCTATTCGGACAACAAGCCGTGGTGGGAGACGGAGGCCCTGACGCTGCAGGCATTCTTCGCGGAAATCGGCGTGAAGCTGAACCTGAACAAAGTGGCATACGCCACCAGCCGGGAGATGATGGACAAGGGCGAGTTCGACCTCTGCCTAGGCGTCTGGAGTCCGGACTTTGCCGATCCGTACATGTTTATGAACTACTGGTTTGATTCCAACAACTTCGGTCTGTCGGGCAATCGCGCGTTTTACAAGAACGACCGGGTCGACCAGCTGGTACGGCAGGCAGCCACGATTAACGATCAGGCGGAACGGATCAAGCTGTATCAGCAGGCACAGCAGATCGTCATCGACGAGGCACCGTACATTTACCTCTATCAAAAAGACTCCTTGCTGCCCGTGAGCAAGCAAGTGAAGGGCTACGTCTACAACCCGATGCTGGAAGGAATTTATAACCTGGCGGAAATGTCCAAGTAA
- a CDS encoding ABC transporter permease: MKQIIAKRLSLLVFVLFGVTLITFFLSHVIPGDPARMMVGQRADEATLQEVRRQLGLDQPVWVQYFTYVKGLLSGDFGISIRTQQPVANDLITFFPATLELALTAFVIALVVGIPIGILSAVKKDTVWDHGGRLFSIAGVSTPVFWSGLVGILIFYKLLGWFPSSGRIDLSVAAPAQITGLYVLDSLLTGNWQAFANSLWHLILPALTLSFAQLAIVTRQVRASMLEVLGQEYIRTALANGIKGPLLLFRYALRNALIPTITVVGLSFGSLLGGAVVTETIFGWPGMGKYVVDSIAYLDFPAIMGFTIVISVGYVIINLLVDLTYLLLNPQIRE; this comes from the coding sequence ATGAAGCAAATCATCGCCAAACGACTGTCGCTCTTGGTTTTCGTCCTGTTTGGCGTGACTTTGATCACCTTTTTCCTGTCGCACGTCATCCCCGGCGACCCGGCCCGGATGATGGTGGGACAGCGTGCCGATGAAGCAACACTGCAGGAAGTGCGCCGCCAATTGGGCCTGGACCAACCGGTCTGGGTCCAATATTTCACGTATGTGAAAGGGCTTCTTTCCGGCGATTTTGGCATATCCATCCGCACCCAGCAGCCGGTTGCGAACGATCTCATCACGTTTTTTCCGGCGACCTTGGAGCTGGCGCTGACCGCATTTGTGATCGCGCTCGTCGTCGGCATCCCGATCGGCATCCTCTCTGCGGTCAAGAAAGACACCGTCTGGGATCACGGAGGGCGCTTGTTCTCCATCGCCGGGGTTTCGACCCCCGTCTTTTGGAGCGGACTGGTCGGCATCCTCATCTTTTACAAGCTGCTTGGCTGGTTCCCTTCCAGCGGGCGAATTGACCTGTCCGTGGCGGCCCCCGCGCAGATCACCGGACTGTACGTGCTGGACAGCCTGCTGACCGGCAATTGGCAGGCCTTTGCCAACAGCCTCTGGCACTTGATCCTCCCCGCCCTGACGCTGTCGTTTGCGCAGCTGGCGATCGTCACCCGGCAGGTTCGCGCCAGCATGCTGGAAGTGCTGGGACAGGAGTACATCCGCACCGCGCTGGCCAACGGCATCAAGGGGCCGCTCCTGCTGTTTCGCTATGCGCTGCGCAACGCGTTAATCCCGACGATTACCGTGGTGGGCCTCTCCTTCGGCTCGCTCTTGGGTGGAGCCGTCGTCACGGAGACGATTTTTGGCTGGCCCGGCATGGGCAAATACGTGGTCGACTCGATCGCCTACCTCGATTTTCCGGCGATCATGGGCTTTACGATTGTCATCTCCGTGGGCTACGTGATCATCAATCTGTTGGTCGATTTGACGTATTTGCTGCTAAACCCGCAGATCCGCGAGTAG
- the nikC gene encoding nickel transporter permease, with protein MSVNLDVETALPKRRVNPFWFKLKKNPLTLLGLGMLLLIVLLSVFAPLITPYDPTKINIVERFSPPSAEHWFGTDEVGRDIFSRILYGARLSLGVGVAIVFAAGLVGTIIGCVSGYFGGRLDQLIMRLMDMILAFPSLVLAMALAAVLGPNLLNAMIAIAIVKIPVYVRLARAETLALREKLFVKAAATFGIRPWRIILRHILPNAVSPVVIQVTLDIGDAILFVATLGFLGLGAQPPTPEWGAMISVGWKYLLDYWWYPTFPGLALFLASCGFNLIGDGIRDILDPKANR; from the coding sequence ATGTCAGTCAATCTGGACGTGGAAACCGCCCTGCCGAAGCGCAGGGTCAACCCGTTTTGGTTCAAACTGAAAAAAAATCCGCTGACGCTTTTGGGGCTGGGTATGCTCTTGCTGATCGTGCTGTTGTCCGTCTTCGCCCCGCTGATTACGCCCTACGATCCGACCAAGATCAACATCGTGGAGCGGTTTTCCCCGCCTTCCGCCGAGCATTGGTTTGGCACCGATGAAGTGGGACGCGACATCTTTTCCCGCATCCTGTACGGGGCCCGTCTCTCGCTCGGCGTCGGCGTGGCCATCGTGTTCGCCGCCGGGCTGGTCGGGACGATCATCGGCTGTGTCTCCGGTTACTTCGGCGGCCGGCTGGATCAGTTGATCATGCGGCTGATGGACATGATCCTCGCGTTTCCCTCGCTGGTGCTGGCGATGGCGCTGGCGGCGGTGTTGGGGCCCAATCTGCTCAACGCGATGATCGCGATCGCGATTGTCAAAATACCCGTCTACGTGCGGCTGGCGCGGGCGGAAACCCTGGCGCTGCGCGAGAAACTGTTCGTCAAAGCGGCGGCTACGTTTGGCATTCGGCCGTGGCGGATCATCCTGCGCCACATTCTGCCCAATGCCGTTTCTCCGGTGGTGATCCAGGTGACGCTGGACATCGGGGATGCGATTCTGTTCGTGGCTACGCTGGGCTTCCTCGGCCTTGGCGCCCAACCGCCGACGCCGGAATGGGGGGCGATGATCAGTGTCGGCTGGAAGTACCTGCTCGACTACTGGTGGTACCCGACGTTTCCCGGACTTGCCCTGTTTTTGGCATCCTGCGGCTTCAATCTGATCGGCGACGGCATCCGAGATATCCTGGACCCGAAGGCCAACCGCTAA